The Rhinolophus ferrumequinum isolate MPI-CBG mRhiFer1 chromosome 6, mRhiFer1_v1.p, whole genome shotgun sequence genome has a window encoding:
- the ZFP36L1 gene encoding mRNA decay activator protein ZFP36L1, protein MTTTLVSATIFDLSEVLCKGNKMLNYSAPSAGGCLLDRKAVGTPTGGGFPRRHSVTLPSSKFHQNQLLSSLKGEPAPTLSSRDSRFRDRSFSEGGERLLPTQKQPGSGQVNSSRYKTELCRPFEENGACKYGDKCQFAHGIHELRSLTRHPKYKTELCRTFHTIGFCPYGPRCHFIHNAEERRALAGARDLSADRPRLQHSFSFAGFPSAAATAAATGLLDSPTSITPPPILSADDLLGSPTLPDGTNNPFAFSSQELASLFAPSMGLPGGGSPTTFLFRPMSESPHMFDSPPSPQDSLSDQEGYLSSSSSSHSGSDSPTLDNSRRLPIFSRLSISDD, encoded by the coding sequence gGTAACAAGATGCTGAACTACAGTGCTCCCAGTGCAGGGGGCTGCCTGCTAGACAGGAAGGCAGTGGGCACCCCTACTGGGGGGGGCTTCCCCCGGAGGCACTCAGTTACCCTGCCCAGCTCCAAGTTCCACCAGAACCAGCTCCTCAGCAGCCTCAAGGGCGAGCCGGCCCCAACTCTGAGCTCTCGGGATAGCCGTTTCCGAGACCGCTCTTTCTCAGAAGGGGGTGAGCGACTGCTTCCCACCCAGAAGCAGCCTGGGAGTGGTCAGGTCAACTCCAGTCGCTACAAGACGGAGCTGTGCCGCCCCTTTGAGGAGAATGGTGCCTGTAAGTACGGGGACAAGTGCCAGTTCGCGCATGGCATCCATGAGCTCCGAAGCCTGACTCGCCATCCCAAGTACAAGACGGAGCTGTGCCGCACCTTCCACACCATCGGCTTTTGCCCATATGGGCCCCGCTGCCACTTCATCCACAATGCTGAGGAGCGCCGTGCCCTGGCCGGGGCCCGGGACCTCTCTGCTGACCGTCCCCGCCTCCAGCATAGCTTTAGCTTTGCTGGGTTTCCCAGTGCCGCTGCCACCGCCGCTGCCACAGGGCTGCTGGACAGCCCCACGTccatcaccccaccccccatcctgAGCGCCGATGACCTCCTGGGCTCACCCACCCTTCCTGATGGCACCAATAACCCCTTTGCCTTCTCCAGCCAGGAGCTGGCGAGCCTCTTTGCCCCTAGCATGGGGCTGCCTGGGGGTGGCTCCCCGACCACCTTCCTTTTCCGGCCCATGTCTGAGTCTCCTCACATGTTTGACTCTCCCCCCAGCCCTCAGGATTCTCTCTCGGACCAGGAGGGCTACCTGAGCAGCTCCAGCAGCAGCCACAGTGGCTCAGACTCCCCCACTTTGGACAACTCAAGACGCCTGCCCATTTTCAGCAGACTTTCCATCTCAGATGACTAA